A genomic segment from Thermoplasmata archaeon encodes:
- a CDS encoding 4Fe-4S binding protein gives MPSKKSLHIESSGQLCIYCGACVGICPLNCIYLDETRITFDERICTRCEICVRACPVGAIEIG, from the coding sequence GTGCCGAGCAAGAAGTCGCTGCACATCGAGTCGTCCGGACAGCTGTGCATCTACTGCGGGGCCTGCGTCGGGATCTGCCCGCTGAACTGCATCTATCTGGACGAGACCCGGATCACCTTCGATGAGCGGATCTGCACCCGGTGCGAGATCTGCGTCCGGGCGTGCCCGGTCGGGGCGATCGAGATCGGCTAG
- a CDS encoding ABC transporter permease — MRPRHIAADLKVVVRSYLRNPVALFFSLFFPIILIALFGLIFSGASSVVVPVTVLNLDHDSPASQEFLGALNNTTVVSLSFVSWNESNFASNLGAADDPVGLVIPDGFGADFAAHRPVNVTLYTDPQDASSAGEVTYAVTGVTNAFNLYAANGTAILGVEMRNVGSPVYTYIDYLIPGLIGFTILTSPMFSMVDIAASYRKDGIFRQLSLTPLTRAEWLTSHILWYMGLTFVTAGIMIGAGVVLFGAHVHLTLGIVPFLIVGPLLFVSLGMLAGSVAKTAESAALIGNIITFPMMFLSGTFFPVSGFPPALQAFAHLLPLYYVIDGMNQVMLFTNTARALTDALIVFVIAIAIFLLAVRFFQWRDE, encoded by the coding sequence GTGAGGCCGCGCCACATCGCCGCCGACCTCAAGGTCGTGGTCCGCTCGTACCTGCGGAACCCGGTCGCCCTGTTCTTCTCGCTGTTCTTCCCGATCATCCTGATCGCCTTGTTCGGCCTCATCTTCTCGGGCGCGAGCTCGGTCGTCGTGCCGGTGACGGTCCTGAACCTGGACCACGACTCCCCCGCGAGCCAGGAGTTCCTGGGGGCGCTGAACAACACCACGGTCGTCTCGCTCTCGTTCGTCAGCTGGAACGAATCGAACTTCGCGTCGAACCTCGGCGCGGCCGACGACCCGGTCGGCCTCGTGATCCCCGACGGCTTCGGGGCCGACTTCGCGGCCCATCGCCCGGTCAACGTGACGCTCTACACCGACCCCCAGGACGCGTCGAGCGCCGGCGAGGTGACCTACGCGGTGACCGGCGTCACGAACGCCTTCAACCTGTACGCCGCGAACGGCACCGCGATCCTCGGAGTCGAGATGCGCAACGTCGGGAGCCCGGTCTACACCTACATCGACTACCTGATCCCGGGGCTCATCGGCTTTACGATCCTGACGAGCCCGATGTTCTCGATGGTCGACATCGCCGCCTCCTACCGCAAGGACGGGATCTTCCGCCAGCTCTCGTTGACCCCGCTCACGCGGGCCGAGTGGCTGACCTCCCACATCCTGTGGTACATGGGGCTCACGTTCGTCACCGCCGGCATCATGATCGGGGCCGGCGTCGTACTGTTCGGAGCTCACGTCCATCTCACCCTCGGGATCGTCCCGTTCCTGATCGTGGGCCCGCTCCTCTTCGTGTCGCTGGGCATGCTCGCGGGCTCCGTCGCGAAGACGGCGGAGAGCGCGGCCCTGATCGGCAACATCATCACTTTCCCGATGATGTTCCTCTCGGGGACGTTCTTCCCGGTCTCGGGATTCCCGCCCGCGCTGCAGGCGTTCGCCCATCTCCTCCCGCTCTACTACGTCATCGACGGCATGAACCAGGTGATGCTGTTCACCAACACCGCGCGGGCCCTCACCGACGCGCTGATCGTCTTCGTGATCGCGATCGCGATCTTCCTGCTCGCGGTCCGCTTCTTCCAGTGGCGGGACGAGTGA
- the argH gene encoding argininosuccinate lyase, whose protein sequence is MSGSGPEASAPAYVRTANLPFLSSLPVDRPLARVDLAGSIAHVEMLGASGLLTAQETAQLVRGLRAVAREVADGSFPWRPELEDVHTNVEVRLTELVGPVGGKLHTARSRNDQIAVDERLFLRAAIGASADRLAALARTLLERAAETVEVPMPGYTHLQRAQTVSVAHWLLAHFWRLDRDLDRLLATAHRADVSPLGAGALAGSTLPIDPAASARRLGFERVFENSMDAVSDRDAIAELLFDLALVAVHASSLGEEIVLYASSEFGFLERTEALGAGSSLMPQKRNPDLAELARGKTGRVVGDLVALLTVLKGLPLTYNRDLQEDKAPLLDAVETVGSVVEVLSALLGSVRFDMSKLRAAAADPGLLATDRAERLVAAGAPFREAHERIAREYASVGSATAAGEPSQALAARATPGAPAPDRVVEQLARARASLAARRASLSSLERKVERIEELLNEAKP, encoded by the coding sequence GTGTCCGGCTCGGGTCCTGAGGCGTCGGCGCCGGCGTACGTGCGGACGGCCAACCTCCCGTTCCTTTCCTCCCTGCCGGTCGACCGGCCGCTGGCGCGTGTCGACCTCGCCGGCAGCATCGCGCACGTCGAGATGCTCGGCGCGAGCGGCCTGCTGACCGCGCAAGAGACCGCCCAGCTCGTCCGCGGTCTGCGGGCGGTCGCGCGGGAGGTCGCGGACGGATCGTTCCCCTGGCGTCCGGAGCTCGAGGACGTTCACACGAACGTCGAGGTCCGGTTGACCGAGCTGGTCGGGCCGGTGGGCGGCAAGCTCCATACGGCTCGCAGCCGCAACGACCAGATCGCCGTCGACGAGCGACTCTTCCTTCGCGCCGCCATCGGGGCGAGCGCGGACCGGCTCGCGGCGCTGGCCCGGACGCTGCTGGAGCGGGCCGCGGAGACCGTGGAGGTTCCGATGCCGGGCTACACGCATCTCCAGCGGGCCCAGACCGTCTCGGTCGCCCACTGGCTCCTCGCGCACTTCTGGCGCCTGGATCGCGACCTCGATCGCCTCCTGGCCACCGCGCATCGGGCCGACGTGTCGCCGCTCGGCGCGGGCGCCCTCGCCGGCTCCACGCTGCCGATCGATCCCGCCGCGTCGGCCCGCCGCCTTGGCTTCGAGCGGGTGTTCGAGAACTCGATGGACGCGGTCAGCGATCGCGACGCGATCGCGGAGCTCCTGTTCGATCTCGCGCTGGTCGCCGTGCACGCGAGCTCCCTCGGCGAGGAGATCGTCCTCTACGCCTCGAGCGAGTTCGGATTCCTCGAGCGCACCGAGGCCCTCGGCGCTGGTAGCAGCCTGATGCCGCAGAAGCGCAACCCGGATCTCGCCGAGCTCGCGCGGGGGAAGACCGGCCGGGTGGTCGGCGACCTCGTCGCGCTCCTGACCGTGCTCAAGGGCCTCCCGCTGACCTACAACCGGGACCTGCAGGAGGACAAGGCGCCCCTGCTCGATGCGGTGGAGACCGTCGGGTCGGTGGTCGAGGTGCTGAGCGCGTTGCTGGGCTCGGTCCGCTTCGACATGTCGAAGTTGCGGGCCGCGGCCGCGGACCCCGGCCTGCTCGCCACGGATCGCGCCGAGCGCCTGGTCGCGGCGGGAGCGCCGTTCCGCGAGGCGCACGAGCGCATCGCGCGCGAGTACGCTTCCGTGGGCTCGGCGACGGCCGCCGGCGAGCCCTCGCAGGCGCTCGCCGCGCGCGCCACCCCCGGCGCCCCGGCGCCGGACCGCGTCGTCGAGCAGCTCGCCCGGGCGCGGGCCTCGCTCGCGGCCCGCCGGGCCTCCCTTTCCTCGCTCGAGCGCAAGGTCGAGCGGATCGAGGAACTGCTGAACGAGGCGAAACCATGA
- a CDS encoding flavin reductase family protein yields MTLSPPTVPPARFRALMSRWATGVAVVTASGPGGDAGLTVNALTSIALDPPSLLVSLTRDADTLPVIEQSGRFAASFLSVEQRALSERFARTIPPREKFRDVPLRRAPGGSPLIDGSLGALECRVERRVPLFDHVLLIGIVEHAEAGADALPLLFFRSDYGAAVDAERLRLPPPRP; encoded by the coding sequence GTGACGCTCTCTCCGCCGACCGTCCCGCCCGCGCGCTTCCGCGCGCTGATGTCCCGCTGGGCGACCGGCGTGGCCGTCGTGACCGCCTCGGGCCCGGGCGGGGACGCGGGCCTCACGGTCAACGCTCTCACCTCGATCGCTCTCGACCCGCCCTCGCTGCTGGTCAGCCTGACCCGGGACGCCGACACCCTGCCCGTGATCGAGCAGAGCGGGCGCTTCGCGGCGAGCTTCCTGTCGGTCGAGCAGCGCGCGCTGAGCGAGCGGTTCGCCCGTACGATCCCACCGCGCGAGAAGTTCCGCGACGTGCCGCTGCGGCGCGCGCCCGGCGGCTCGCCGCTGATCGACGGCAGCCTCGGCGCGCTCGAGTGCCGCGTCGAGCGCCGGGTGCCCCTCTTCGACCACGTTCTCCTCATCGGGATCGTCGAACACGCGGAAGCCGGCGCGGACGCGCTGCCCCTCCTCTTCTTCCGATCGGACTACGGGGCGGCGGTCGACGCCGAGCGGCTCCGGCTGCCGCCCCCGAGGCCGTAG
- a CDS encoding amylo-alpha-1,6-glucosidase, whose translation MSASLPPPPPPRPILLTGLASAALLDGRGDVELAREMRGTVVECGGVTAQCIRLTGAWRFDLRLDGVDATLPSTRVEGRLGDGGWHSRHRWQDLEVDQSVSAVSDAPGVVRTLRCAGSDSGARTVTVTSSFVPFLVPVLVEGIRPHWFDLETSAEELRVRQRGFGLSVRSSPAPSRLFVNRGSWIGGRRRARVDELGVEYELAVGPGAVGELRVLISGGLLRDLDRADEAARCVLADPVGAAQAVAAADRAWTGRLPSLRFPQAPELEVAYARAAAALRRLYCAPETEMTGLVAGYPWYSALWCRDLGWMLPALLWLGDFDWVQRSIDTVLRFQSRTAVPLLGGEEGELPMQLAPGPVFFYGTSDTTLYFPALIDAWRRHSGAGGLPAEWSRALERIVSWGAARTDPATGLLRNGGEAEEISDATGGLARVGYGIDAPDTTIWDSADRRSHAIDVQVLWWQTLALMERRSAGGASHPGTALGAGAADRLATTLRRAYRWAEEGYLYDSIRDGRPVAQIRPNALRAVSAGLFGRDEARAYVARALRDDLTTPWGVRTLSSRDPSFDPIAYHGGQVWTIATAWAADAALVAGEAETGARYLGTIADRLAAEEGYANECYRGDRPEPFDSCFLLGFSVAPFLTVLFERLWGLRVDAPAGRLSIRPTFPAAWRSAAIERLRVGAGTATVRWEGGRLTVGWSGPGALDVDAGGPARRVASGTEAELRTEPAG comes from the coding sequence GTGAGCGCGTCGCTTCCCCCGCCTCCGCCACCGCGTCCGATCCTCTTGACCGGCCTCGCGTCCGCCGCCCTCCTCGACGGGCGTGGGGACGTCGAGCTGGCCCGCGAGATGCGGGGGACCGTCGTCGAGTGCGGAGGCGTGACCGCCCAGTGCATCCGGCTGACCGGCGCCTGGCGGTTCGACCTCCGGCTCGACGGCGTCGACGCGACGCTCCCCTCCACGCGCGTGGAGGGACGGCTCGGCGACGGCGGCTGGCACAGTCGCCACCGTTGGCAGGACCTCGAGGTCGACCAGAGCGTGAGCGCGGTCTCGGACGCGCCGGGCGTGGTGCGCACCCTGCGCTGCGCGGGATCCGATTCGGGCGCTCGCACCGTCACCGTGACGAGCTCGTTCGTCCCGTTCCTCGTACCGGTCCTCGTCGAGGGGATCCGCCCGCACTGGTTCGACCTCGAGACGTCGGCCGAGGAGCTGCGCGTCCGGCAGCGCGGGTTCGGTCTCTCGGTCCGCTCGAGCCCGGCGCCCAGCCGGCTGTTCGTGAACCGGGGATCCTGGATCGGCGGACGCCGTCGCGCGCGCGTCGACGAGCTGGGCGTGGAGTACGAGCTCGCGGTGGGCCCCGGCGCGGTCGGCGAGCTCCGCGTGCTGATCTCGGGCGGCCTCCTCCGGGACCTGGACCGCGCGGACGAGGCCGCGCGTTGCGTCCTCGCCGATCCCGTCGGCGCTGCTCAGGCCGTGGCGGCCGCGGATCGTGCGTGGACCGGCCGGCTCCCGTCCCTTCGCTTCCCCCAGGCGCCCGAGCTCGAGGTCGCCTACGCGCGCGCGGCGGCGGCACTGCGCCGGCTCTACTGCGCGCCCGAGACGGAGATGACCGGACTCGTCGCCGGTTACCCGTGGTACTCCGCCCTCTGGTGCCGGGACCTCGGCTGGATGCTGCCCGCGCTCCTGTGGCTGGGTGATTTTGACTGGGTGCAACGGTCGATCGACACCGTGCTGCGCTTCCAGTCCCGGACCGCGGTGCCGTTGCTCGGCGGCGAGGAGGGCGAACTGCCGATGCAGCTCGCGCCGGGTCCCGTCTTCTTCTACGGCACCTCCGACACGACCCTCTACTTTCCGGCGCTGATCGACGCCTGGCGACGGCACAGCGGTGCGGGAGGCCTGCCGGCGGAGTGGTCGCGGGCTCTCGAGCGGATCGTCTCCTGGGGCGCGGCCCGCACCGACCCGGCCACGGGGCTGCTGCGCAATGGCGGCGAGGCGGAGGAGATCAGCGATGCGACCGGGGGGCTGGCGCGGGTCGGCTACGGCATCGACGCGCCCGACACCACGATCTGGGACTCGGCCGATCGACGCTCGCATGCGATCGACGTCCAGGTGCTCTGGTGGCAGACCCTCGCCCTCATGGAACGGCGGTCGGCAGGCGGCGCGTCGCACCCCGGGACGGCCCTGGGCGCGGGCGCGGCCGATCGGCTCGCGACGACCCTCCGCCGCGCCTACCGCTGGGCCGAGGAGGGCTACCTCTACGATTCGATCCGCGACGGCCGTCCGGTCGCGCAGATCCGGCCGAACGCGCTGCGGGCGGTCAGCGCCGGCCTCTTTGGCCGGGACGAGGCGCGGGCCTACGTCGCGCGCGCCCTTCGCGACGATCTCACCACGCCGTGGGGGGTGCGCACGCTGTCGTCGCGCGATCCGAGCTTCGACCCGATCGCCTACCACGGCGGCCAGGTCTGGACGATCGCGACCGCCTGGGCCGCGGACGCGGCGCTCGTGGCGGGCGAGGCCGAGACCGGCGCGCGCTACCTCGGCACGATCGCCGACCGCCTGGCGGCGGAGGAAGGGTATGCGAACGAGTGCTACCGGGGGGACCGGCCGGAGCCGTTCGACTCCTGCTTCCTGCTCGGCTTCAGCGTCGCGCCGTTCCTCACCGTCCTCTTCGAGCGCCTGTGGGGCCTGCGCGTCGACGCACCCGCGGGCCGCCTGTCGATCCGGCCCACGTTCCCGGCCGCGTGGCGCTCGGCCGCGATCGAACGGCTGCGCGTCGGGGCCGGCACCGCGACGGTACGCTGGGAGGGGGGTCGGCTCACGGTCGGCTGGTCGGGGCCGGGGGCGCTCGACGTGGATGCCGGCGGACCCGCCCGCCGAGTCGCTTCCGGGACCGAGGCCGAGCTGCGCACCGAGCCCGCCGGGTAG
- a CDS encoding ABC transporter ATP-binding protein: MADAIEVSNLVKRYADVVAVAGIDFRVAAGSVFAFLGPNGAGKTTTTEILEGLRRRSQGEAQVLGLDPWTESAALHRRIGVIPQGFRFFDKITPREGVEYYASLFHRDVEPMALLRQVQLDDKADARFENLSGGQKQKLGLALALTNDPEICFLDEPTTGLDPTARRTIWQVIRSLKAQGRTVFLTTHYLEEAQLLADHVAIIHHGSIIAEGAPAEIIATRGRPERLRIEAGPALAEYLRAHLGVSASAVDGHVEVELAAKTDALRVLSAVEASGIPWTTFSTVQDTLEDVFVRLVGAMDDGTLKSEAPA, encoded by the coding sequence ATGGCCGACGCCATCGAGGTCTCGAACCTCGTCAAGCGGTACGCCGACGTTGTCGCGGTCGCCGGCATCGACTTCCGCGTCGCCGCGGGCTCCGTGTTCGCGTTCCTCGGGCCCAACGGCGCCGGCAAGACCACGACGACCGAGATCCTCGAGGGGCTGCGGCGTCGCTCCCAGGGCGAGGCCCAGGTCCTGGGCCTCGACCCGTGGACCGAGAGCGCCGCGCTGCACCGGCGGATCGGCGTGATCCCGCAGGGCTTCCGCTTCTTCGACAAGATCACGCCGCGCGAGGGCGTCGAGTACTACGCGAGCCTGTTCCATCGCGACGTGGAGCCGATGGCGCTCCTGCGCCAGGTCCAGCTCGACGACAAGGCGGACGCGCGATTCGAGAACCTGTCGGGGGGCCAGAAGCAGAAGCTCGGCCTGGCGCTCGCCCTGACCAACGACCCCGAGATCTGCTTTCTCGACGAGCCCACGACCGGCCTCGACCCGACCGCGCGGCGGACGATCTGGCAGGTGATCCGCTCGCTCAAGGCGCAGGGACGGACGGTCTTCTTGACGACGCACTACCTAGAGGAGGCGCAGCTCCTCGCCGATCACGTCGCGATCATCCACCACGGTTCGATCATCGCCGAGGGCGCGCCGGCCGAGATCATCGCGACGCGGGGACGCCCGGAGCGCCTGCGGATCGAGGCCGGTCCGGCGCTCGCCGAGTACCTGCGCGCCCACCTCGGGGTGAGCGCGAGCGCGGTCGACGGGCACGTGGAGGTCGAGCTCGCCGCCAAGACCGACGCGCTGAGGGTCCTCAGCGCGGTCGAGGCGAGCGGGATCCCCTGGACGACGTTCTCGACGGTACAGGACACGCTCGAGGACGTGTTCGTGCGCCTGGTCGGCGCGATGGACGATGGCACGCTCAAGTCGGAGGCGCCCGCGTGA
- a CDS encoding DUF1028 domain-containing protein encodes MARPRFGTFSIVAVDRELGAWGVAVQSRFLGVGAVVPWAEVEAGAVATQADANPTYGPEGLARLRSGARAADVVRALTASDPGRERRQLGVVDAKGSAAAFTGAECLEWAGHEVGDGFACQGNILFGPGVVRAMARAYETTPGDLPDRLLAALSAGQREGGDRRGMQSAALLVVRAGGGYGGSERWIDVRVDDHPSPIEELKRVFRLYDLTFLSREDPATLLPIEGELAQAVQHDLGVLGYYSGRLTGTWDAASRAAFTRFVHEHNFENKEREDGRVWPSIVAYLREQAATETARRTTTAPIVPNALSRGPGAAPKGGSPSPPTKARRRSSK; translated from the coding sequence ATGGCGCGCCCGCGCTTCGGGACGTTCTCGATCGTCGCCGTCGACCGGGAGCTGGGGGCCTGGGGCGTCGCGGTGCAGTCGCGATTCCTCGGCGTGGGCGCGGTCGTGCCGTGGGCCGAGGTCGAGGCCGGCGCCGTCGCGACCCAGGCCGACGCGAACCCGACCTACGGCCCCGAGGGCCTCGCGCGCCTGCGCTCCGGCGCCCGCGCGGCCGACGTCGTGCGCGCCCTCACGGCGAGCGACCCCGGCCGAGAGCGGCGGCAGCTCGGGGTCGTGGACGCGAAGGGGAGCGCGGCGGCGTTCACGGGCGCCGAGTGCCTGGAATGGGCGGGCCACGAGGTCGGGGACGGCTTCGCCTGCCAGGGCAACATCCTGTTCGGACCCGGGGTCGTGCGCGCGATGGCCCGGGCCTACGAGACGACGCCCGGCGACCTCCCCGACCGGCTGTTGGCGGCGCTGAGCGCCGGCCAGCGCGAGGGCGGCGACCGGCGGGGCATGCAGTCGGCCGCGCTGCTCGTCGTCCGGGCCGGTGGCGGCTACGGCGGCAGCGAGCGGTGGATCGACGTGCGGGTCGATGACCACCCCTCCCCGATCGAGGAACTCAAGCGGGTCTTCCGCCTCTACGACCTGACGTTCCTTTCCCGCGAGGACCCGGCGACCCTCCTCCCGATCGAGGGCGAGCTCGCCCAGGCCGTTCAGCACGATCTCGGCGTGCTGGGCTACTACTCCGGTCGCCTCACCGGCACCTGGGACGCGGCGAGCCGCGCCGCGTTCACGCGCTTCGTCCACGAGCACAACTTCGAGAACAAGGAGCGCGAGGACGGCCGAGTGTGGCCCTCGATCGTCGCCTACCTCCGGGAGCAGGCGGCGACGGAGACCGCGCGCCGCACGACCACGGCCCCGATCGTGCCCAACGCGCTGAGCCGCGGACCGGGCGCCGCACCGAAGGGAGGGAGCCCATCTCCGCCGACGAAGGCGAGGCGCCGGTCGTCGAAGTGA
- a CDS encoding NAD(P)/FAD-dependent oxidoreductase, whose protein sequence is MVADRKTDVLVVGAGPAGSMTAKWAAKSGARVLMIEKRQEIGSPVRCGEGMSKEWLGEVGIKPGKWINVEVEGARIFSPSEKVFEINEKHAGNEVGYVVERDGFDKQLAIDAANAGAEVVLKTSAVGVLKEGGRIVGVRAKQFGESFEIRAPVTIGADGFESQIGRWAGLPTNLALRDMDTCLQYRMTNVDCDTRYCDFYLGKVAPGGYVWVFPKDEGLANVGIGVQVSQIKSMAEARSYLDAWIDKHPGYAKGKKIDMVGGGVSISAPLKQTVTDGFMLVGDAARMIDPLTGGGIANGCIAGKICGEVAARAVSAGDPSAAFLQAYEKGWRARLEEKLYRNWLAKEKLCTISDATFDKIIDALQDVRLEKLSVHNILKAVHEKYPEVTKEFEAFL, encoded by the coding sequence ATGGTAGCGGACCGGAAGACCGACGTCCTCGTCGTCGGGGCCGGCCCGGCGGGTAGCATGACCGCGAAGTGGGCCGCGAAGAGCGGCGCCCGCGTGCTCATGATCGAGAAGCGCCAGGAGATCGGGAGCCCGGTACGCTGCGGCGAGGGGATGAGCAAGGAGTGGCTCGGCGAGGTCGGGATCAAGCCGGGCAAGTGGATCAACGTCGAGGTCGAGGGCGCCCGCATCTTCTCCCCCAGCGAGAAGGTCTTCGAGATCAACGAGAAACATGCCGGCAACGAGGTCGGCTACGTCGTCGAGCGGGACGGCTTCGACAAGCAGCTCGCGATCGACGCGGCGAACGCCGGCGCCGAGGTCGTCCTGAAGACCTCGGCGGTGGGCGTCCTCAAGGAGGGCGGCCGCATCGTCGGCGTCCGGGCCAAGCAGTTCGGCGAGTCGTTCGAGATCCGCGCCCCGGTCACCATCGGCGCCGACGGCTTCGAGAGCCAGATCGGCCGGTGGGCCGGGCTCCCGACGAACCTAGCGCTCCGCGACATGGACACCTGCCTGCAGTACCGCATGACGAACGTCGACTGCGACACCCGCTACTGCGACTTCTACCTGGGCAAGGTCGCCCCGGGCGGCTACGTCTGGGTGTTCCCGAAGGACGAGGGACTCGCCAACGTCGGGATCGGGGTCCAGGTCAGCCAGATCAAGTCGATGGCCGAGGCGCGCTCGTACCTCGACGCGTGGATCGACAAGCACCCCGGCTACGCGAAGGGGAAGAAGATCGACATGGTCGGCGGCGGGGTCTCGATCTCCGCGCCGCTCAAGCAGACCGTGACGGACGGCTTCATGCTCGTGGGCGACGCCGCGCGGATGATCGACCCGCTCACCGGCGGCGGCATCGCCAACGGCTGCATCGCGGGCAAGATCTGCGGCGAGGTCGCCGCGCGGGCGGTGAGCGCCGGCGACCCGTCGGCGGCGTTCCTGCAGGCCTACGAGAAGGGATGGCGCGCCCGGCTCGAGGAGAAGCTGTACCGCAACTGGCTCGCCAAGGAGAAGCTCTGCACGATCTCGGACGCGACGTTCGACAAGATCATCGACGCGCTCCAGGACGTCCGGCTGGAGAAGCTGAGCGTCCACAACATCCTGAAGGCGGTCCACGAGAAGTATCCCGAGGTGACCAAGGAGTTCGAGGCGTTCCTCTGA
- the trxB gene encoding thioredoxin-disulfide reductase, producing MAAAAHTRLVIVGSGPAGLTAALYAARAELRPIVVTGVPAGGQLLITTEVENYPGFPEGIQGPELVDRMRRQAARFGAEFVDDAVTAVDFRARPFRLTTGTRGTLLADAVIIATGATARWLGLPSETAHKGRGVSACATCDGFFFKGKPLAVVGGGDTAMEEALFLTNFSPHVTIIHRRNALRASVIMQERARAHPKISFLLDTEVVEVLGRERVEGLALVHRPSGRRSELAVGGLFVAIGYDPATDVFRDAVELDEKGYLHVHDHTRTSVEGVFAAGDVHDHRYRQAVTAAGAGSMAAIDAERWLAEHVPPPPAPEALAGPAARATPPR from the coding sequence ATGGCCGCCGCCGCCCACACCCGCCTCGTCATCGTCGGCAGCGGCCCCGCCGGGCTGACCGCCGCCCTGTACGCCGCGCGGGCCGAGCTCCGCCCGATCGTCGTCACGGGCGTCCCGGCCGGCGGACAGCTCCTGATCACGACCGAGGTCGAGAACTACCCGGGCTTTCCCGAGGGGATCCAGGGACCGGAGCTGGTCGATCGCATGCGCCGTCAGGCCGCGCGGTTCGGGGCGGAGTTCGTGGACGATGCGGTCACGGCCGTCGACTTCCGCGCGCGGCCCTTCCGCCTGACCACGGGGACCCGGGGGACGCTGCTCGCGGACGCGGTGATCATCGCCACCGGGGCGACGGCGCGATGGCTCGGCCTTCCGTCCGAGACCGCCCACAAGGGCCGCGGGGTCTCGGCGTGCGCGACCTGCGATGGCTTCTTCTTCAAGGGCAAACCGCTCGCCGTTGTCGGGGGCGGGGACACCGCGATGGAGGAGGCCCTCTTCCTGACCAACTTCTCGCCGCACGTCACGATCATCCACCGCCGCAACGCGCTGCGGGCGAGCGTGATCATGCAGGAGCGGGCGCGCGCGCACCCCAAGATCTCCTTCCTGCTCGACACCGAGGTCGTCGAGGTGCTCGGGCGCGAGCGCGTCGAGGGCCTCGCGCTCGTCCACCGGCCGAGCGGCCGGAGGAGCGAGCTCGCGGTGGGGGGCCTCTTCGTCGCGATCGGCTACGACCCGGCGACCGACGTCTTCCGCGACGCGGTCGAGCTCGACGAGAAGGGCTACCTCCACGTGCACGACCACACGCGCACGAGCGTGGAGGGTGTCTTCGCCGCCGGCGACGTGCACGACCACCGCTACCGCCAGGCGGTCACGGCGGCGGGCGCGGGCAGCATGGCCGCGATCGACGCCGAGCGCTGGCTGGCGGAGCACGTGCCGCCGCCCCCGGCGCCCGAGGCGCTCGCCGGCCCAGCGGCTCGGGCCACCCCTCCGCGCTAG
- a CDS encoding argininosuccinate synthase codes for MTSRGEAQKAGAVSRSKVVLAYSGGLDTTVAIPWLKEKKGADVVALTVDVGQPVDLAAVRDRALAAGAVRAVVVDARREFAEEFIGPALRANALYEGVYPLSTALARPLIGRHLVAVARREGASFIAHGCTGKGNDQVRFDLSTTSLAPEVEVMAPAREWNMSREAEVAYATAHGISLPTGPKTPYSTDENLWGRSVECGILEDPSVEPPEEVYGWTTSPQAAADEPRIVRLGFDGGLPVSLDGSRTPFLDLILGLNRVAGAAGVGRIDHLESRVVGIKSREVYECPAATVLIEAHRALEALVLPRDLLEFKRAVELRYAQLIYDGLWFSPLRAALEAFVATTQPRVTGEVAVKLYKGSARVVGRRSPFSLYQHGLATYSSGDRFRQEMAEGFIYVWGLPSRTWSSIEAHPTATLASKLRP; via the coding sequence GTGACGTCCCGTGGCGAGGCGCAGAAGGCAGGCGCCGTGAGCCGGTCCAAGGTCGTTCTCGCGTACTCCGGGGGTCTCGACACGACCGTCGCGATCCCGTGGCTCAAGGAGAAGAAGGGCGCCGACGTGGTCGCCCTGACGGTCGACGTCGGGCAGCCGGTCGATCTCGCGGCCGTCCGGGATCGGGCGCTGGCGGCCGGCGCGGTCCGCGCCGTCGTGGTCGACGCTCGGCGGGAGTTCGCGGAGGAGTTCATCGGCCCCGCGCTGCGCGCCAACGCGCTGTACGAGGGCGTCTACCCGCTCAGCACGGCCCTGGCCCGCCCGCTCATCGGCCGTCACCTGGTCGCGGTCGCGCGGCGCGAGGGCGCTTCGTTCATCGCCCACGGGTGCACCGGGAAGGGGAACGATCAGGTCCGCTTCGATCTCTCGACGACGAGCCTCGCCCCGGAGGTCGAGGTGATGGCGCCCGCCCGCGAGTGGAACATGAGCCGCGAGGCCGAGGTCGCCTACGCTACGGCGCACGGCATCTCGTTGCCCACCGGCCCGAAGACCCCGTACAGCACCGACGAGAACCTGTGGGGCCGCTCGGTCGAGTGCGGCATCCTCGAGGACCCGTCCGTCGAGCCGCCGGAGGAGGTGTACGGCTGGACGACCTCGCCGCAGGCGGCGGCCGACGAGCCGCGGATCGTCCGGCTCGGGTTCGACGGCGGCCTGCCGGTCTCCCTCGATGGGAGCCGGACACCGTTCCTCGATCTGATCCTCGGTCTCAACCGCGTCGCCGGCGCCGCCGGTGTCGGCCGGATCGACCATCTCGAGTCGCGGGTGGTCGGGATCAAGTCGCGGGAGGTCTACGAGTGCCCGGCGGCGACGGTGCTCATCGAGGCGCACCGGGCCCTCGAGGCCCTCGTGCTGCCGCGCGACCTCTTGGAGTTCAAGCGGGCGGTCGAGCTGCGCTACGCGCAGCTGATCTACGACGGGCTATGGTTCTCGCCGCTCCGCGCGGCGCTCGAGGCGTTCGTCGCGACGACCCAGCCGCGGGTGACGGGCGAGGTCGCCGTGAAGCTGTACAAGGGCTCGGCCCGGGTCGTCGGGCGCCGGTCGCCCTTCTCGCTGTACCAGCACGGGCTCGCGACCTACTCCAGCGGCGACCGGTTCCGCCAGGAGATGGCGGAGGGGTTCATCTATGTCTGGGGGCTCCCCTCGCGGACCTGGTCGTCCATCGAGGCCCACCCGACCGCGACCCTCGCGAGCAAGCTGCGCCCGTAG